The Lentisphaera araneosa HTCC2155 genome has a window encoding:
- a CDS encoding serine/threonine-protein kinase has translation MSDQVSQPSLPEGSKIFCPACNAKLNVSGLVIGSKFYCPGCNAKIEVPEEKLTLGYNKKSASLPEPPKTEEKTDVKNLAKKALGTDIKLPGQKTAQPSPAKATKNEEAGSASDIASRIAAAKQRVLASNSDGVNETKPEPKPEKSESQELEDKIAAAKQRILAATTKDKVDVNTTPTIQDKLPESKPTEDTSSPSEETITTSETAEANEAEVKEAPQAAKDESSTEEESEDSNNGLNKVKCHSCGALNDFSKEKAFEKVPCQKCSEPIIVPKRFQHFLLEDQLSDSKFSAVYRALDLSLNREVCVKIFSKEISANEELVKTLIEKLSLSATLTQQNIVPIYTSGTHEGQFFMVSQFMNQRSLENFIAKANGSLPINACLKTLHEVSKGLLEYSRHKQFHHHLTPRNILINSDGQIKVTDFNIFYSIMRSLDDKTLYGTEFVSPEIIRKGQDSESAGDVFHLGLIAQQLVTGKLPYSADTQETLMDKHLEETPKSLSELRSDTPQELCDFVQKMLTVRPSDRPSLKEVEKEFDQLRNTQKSNMAATRMKTPVSKAPLEKDTDKFKHAKLQDTDLAHEDLLIELNEESKKSPPIIPILVVLILIAGIAVFALRKKDSADQTEDAAVSEVQNDENNEAGDAEVNEETTPEEAPVDDSNINNTAIETATEEETSTPESPKEFTPLPEENEFTPEASSISNNSSQEVSENFDEAFASFSPSPVNKTQRPYPSNLDFSPTISEFIDYLNSQPDSQRKAIEDERLRLLNRIRFYLIKILSSTPYEGDVHSREFEESIDGFLEVKNDQLLMGRKGAAFTLEIDVAQLEDIQFAKILEFVAKSKLDQIPDSPDSIAKNLQESAAEDYFKAALLMDWFKNDAVAKAYLKIATELNPRLANHYKVFFNGQE, from the coding sequence ATGTCTGACCAAGTAAGCCAACCTTCTTTACCTGAAGGAAGCAAAATTTTCTGCCCGGCATGTAATGCCAAGCTCAATGTATCTGGCCTTGTTATAGGATCAAAATTTTACTGCCCTGGCTGTAATGCCAAAATCGAAGTCCCAGAAGAAAAACTCACTCTTGGCTACAATAAGAAATCAGCGTCTTTACCTGAACCCCCTAAAACTGAAGAAAAAACGGATGTCAAAAATTTAGCTAAAAAAGCACTTGGTACTGACATCAAACTTCCCGGCCAAAAAACTGCTCAGCCCTCTCCCGCAAAAGCCACTAAAAATGAAGAGGCTGGATCCGCAAGTGATATCGCTAGTCGAATTGCGGCTGCGAAACAAAGAGTTTTAGCTTCCAATTCAGATGGTGTCAATGAGACAAAACCTGAGCCTAAGCCTGAAAAAAGTGAATCTCAGGAACTAGAAGATAAAATTGCTGCTGCGAAACAAAGAATTCTCGCCGCGACAACAAAAGATAAAGTCGATGTAAATACTACCCCGACTATCCAAGATAAACTTCCCGAAAGCAAGCCCACCGAAGACACCTCTAGTCCAAGCGAAGAAACAATCACAACAAGTGAGACCGCTGAAGCAAACGAAGCTGAAGTTAAAGAAGCGCCGCAAGCGGCTAAGGATGAAAGTAGCACTGAGGAAGAAAGTGAAGATAGCAATAATGGACTTAACAAAGTTAAATGTCATTCATGCGGAGCGCTTAATGATTTCTCCAAAGAAAAAGCTTTTGAAAAAGTCCCTTGTCAAAAATGCTCTGAGCCTATCATTGTTCCTAAGCGTTTTCAGCATTTTCTTTTAGAGGATCAACTCTCTGACAGCAAGTTTTCTGCCGTCTATCGCGCCCTTGATCTCTCTCTCAACCGCGAAGTATGTGTTAAAATTTTCAGTAAAGAAATTTCGGCTAATGAAGAGCTTGTCAAAACCTTAATTGAGAAACTCAGCCTCAGTGCGACTCTCACACAGCAAAATATTGTTCCGATTTACACTTCTGGAACTCATGAAGGCCAATTCTTTATGGTTAGCCAATTCATGAATCAACGTTCATTGGAAAACTTTATTGCCAAAGCCAATGGCTCACTGCCGATCAATGCCTGCCTAAAAACACTCCATGAAGTGAGTAAAGGCTTACTTGAATACAGTCGCCACAAGCAGTTCCATCACCACCTCACTCCACGCAACATTTTAATTAATTCCGATGGGCAAATCAAAGTCACCGACTTTAATATTTTTTACTCCATCATGCGTAGCTTAGATGATAAGACTCTCTATGGAACAGAGTTTGTTTCACCAGAGATTATTCGCAAAGGCCAAGACAGCGAGTCCGCTGGCGATGTTTTCCACCTTGGACTTATTGCGCAGCAACTCGTCACAGGAAAACTGCCTTATTCAGCAGACACCCAAGAAACCTTAATGGATAAGCACCTTGAAGAGACGCCAAAAAGCCTTTCAGAGCTACGCAGTGACACTCCCCAAGAACTCTGTGACTTCGTTCAAAAAATGCTTACCGTTCGCCCCAGTGACCGCCCAAGCTTGAAAGAAGTGGAAAAAGAATTTGATCAATTGCGCAATACGCAAAAATCAAATATGGCGGCAACTCGCATGAAGACACCCGTCTCTAAAGCACCACTCGAAAAAGATACAGATAAATTCAAACACGCCAAACTCCAAGACACGGACCTTGCTCATGAAGACTTGTTAATTGAACTCAATGAAGAGTCAAAGAAAAGCCCTCCCATTATTCCCATACTTGTTGTCCTCATTCTCATAGCGGGAATTGCTGTCTTTGCTTTGCGGAAAAAAGATAGCGCAGACCAAACTGAAGATGCGGCAGTTAGCGAAGTTCAAAACGACGAAAATAATGAAGCTGGCGATGCTGAAGTCAATGAAGAAACCACTCCGGAAGAAGCTCCTGTAGATGATTCAAATATAAATAATACAGCGATTGAAACGGCTACTGAAGAAGAAACTTCTACCCCTGAGAGCCCTAAAGAATTCACACCTCTACCTGAAGAAAATGAGTTCACCCCAGAAGCATCTTCAATAAGTAATAATTCTTCTCAAGAAGTAAGTGAGAACTTCGATGAAGCTTTTGCAAGCTTTTCTCCCAGTCCAGTGAATAAAACCCAGCGCCCCTACCCATCAAACCTCGATTTCAGCCCGACGATCTCAGAATTTATTGATTATCTCAACTCTCAGCCTGATTCGCAAAGAAAAGCTATTGAAGATGAGCGCTTGAGGCTACTCAATCGCATCCGTTTCTACCTCATCAAAATCCTTTCTAGCACCCCCTACGAAGGTGATGTTCATTCTCGTGAATTTGAAGAAAGTATTGATGGCTTTTTAGAAGTTAAAAACGACCAGCTGCTCATGGGCCGTAAAGGCGCAGCCTTTACCCTTGAGATTGATGTGGCTCAGCTCGAAGATATTCAGTTCGCCAAGATTTTAGAGTTTGTCGCCAAGTCAAAACTCGACCAAATACCCGATAGCCCCGATTCTATTGCCAAAAACCTCCAAGAATCTGCTGCTGAAGATTATTTCAAAGCGGCTCTACTCATGGACTGGTTTAAAAATGATGCCGTGGCCAAGGCTTATTTAAAAATTGCGACTGAGCTCAACCCTCGACTCGCAAATCATTACAAGGTATTTTTCAATGGGCAAGAATAA
- a CDS encoding response regulator: MQEYHDLNEISLQERLERCDAELKGLSLVMNKLLKNIAVYSDFLEDELDGSVSGERYLDKLRHDVGQIKTVFSTISQDLESTVNDQEKVNLSSLLNAFYKRSRKLREVEDQNLVDDQEELIIQANMSHLSSVFMFMNSLLSKETPYALSVDKVNISQQEGLNDGVYYSIQMRSSDDINDYVPVNYDAEIFTQSDQQEMLFVLGALKRFSGALFCNETADQLSLQLLLPSMDYHAVGGQLDNDLTSVALQGTETILVVDDEDMIWDVLIENLQNLGYIVLLAENGLDAVEIYRENPGQIDLVILDMVMPEMNGREAFHELKKLDDEVKVLISSGFMAENEAGDLIKAGAAAFLRKPYRMIELARKLRELLKN, encoded by the coding sequence ATGCAGGAATATCATGATTTAAATGAGATTTCGCTACAGGAGCGATTAGAGCGCTGCGATGCAGAGCTTAAAGGGCTTTCATTGGTAATGAACAAGTTGCTTAAAAATATTGCTGTATACAGCGATTTTTTAGAGGATGAACTTGATGGCTCTGTTTCTGGAGAGCGCTATTTAGATAAGTTACGTCATGATGTCGGGCAAATTAAAACCGTTTTTTCAACTATTTCACAAGATTTAGAGTCTACTGTAAATGATCAAGAAAAAGTAAATTTAAGTAGCTTACTTAATGCTTTTTATAAGCGTAGTCGCAAATTGCGCGAAGTAGAAGATCAAAATTTAGTCGATGATCAAGAAGAGTTGATTATTCAGGCTAATATGAGTCACCTTTCATCTGTATTTATGTTTATGAATTCTCTTTTATCCAAAGAAACGCCTTATGCCTTATCCGTTGATAAGGTTAATATCAGTCAGCAAGAAGGGCTGAATGATGGCGTTTATTATTCTATCCAAATGAGAAGTTCGGATGATATTAATGATTATGTCCCCGTTAATTATGATGCAGAAATTTTCACTCAGTCGGATCAACAGGAAATGCTCTTTGTTTTAGGCGCCCTAAAACGTTTCTCTGGAGCTCTTTTTTGCAACGAGACTGCAGATCAGCTCTCTCTTCAATTACTACTCCCATCCATGGATTATCATGCGGTAGGGGGCCAACTTGATAATGATTTGACCTCAGTTGCCTTACAGGGAACTGAAACGATCTTGGTGGTCGATGATGAAGATATGATTTGGGATGTTCTGATCGAAAATCTTCAAAACTTAGGTTACATCGTATTGTTGGCTGAGAATGGCTTAGATGCAGTTGAGATCTACCGCGAAAATCCAGGCCAAATTGATTTAGTTATTCTCGATATGGTGATGCCAGAAATGAATGGTCGTGAAGCCTTTCATGAACTCAAGAAACTTGACGACGAAGTCAAAGTTCTTATCTCATCTGGTTTTATGGCTGAAAATGAAGCAGGGGATCTCATTAAGGCAGGAGCGGCGGCATTTCTCCGCAAACCCTATCGCATGATTGAGTTAGCTCGAAAATTAAGAGAGCTACTTAAAAATTAA
- a CDS encoding translation initiation factor, translating into MGKNKKKPLKSEGFSVNPFASLDIDCVAKDIEESKKTTNKIQHTTCKIRLEKKGRAGKTVTVIYGFEPVLELVEMMTLLSDLKKTIGSGGTVKEETLELQGDKRRQAASFLQNKNFRVKGEIN; encoded by the coding sequence ATGGGCAAGAATAAAAAAAAGCCTCTCAAATCTGAAGGCTTTTCCGTAAACCCTTTTGCGAGCCTAGACATTGACTGTGTCGCCAAAGATATTGAAGAAAGCAAAAAAACCACCAACAAAATTCAGCACACGACCTGCAAGATCCGCTTAGAGAAAAAAGGACGTGCTGGAAAAACAGTCACTGTGATTTATGGCTTCGAACCCGTACTCGAACTCGTTGAAATGATGACATTGCTCAGTGATTTAAAAAAAACCATCGGCAGTGGAGGTACCGTCAAAGAAGAAACACTCGAACTGCAAGGCGATAAACGCCGACAAGCGGCTTCATTTTTACAAAATAAAAATTTTCGCGTCAAAGGCGAAATCAACTAA
- a CDS encoding DUF445 domain-containing protein, translating to MTEFIIMPAIGAVIGAVTNELAIKMLFRPYKPIYVFGIRVPMTPGVIPSQRTVIAANIAETFEKHLLSGKEIHDMLTSQDMHDQLEKEILKGLEQELPNILNNPDLLDQTSFMIHSALVKTAKDKFVEVSANKAPELAEKMIDRAIDSLGSMVAMVASPFKGKICEKVLEGIEALSHETLASFSTDETRLLIKDKISQETDRIDYSKIAQSIAPKMTSLIIDGLSVAIEEALSSGHLDIRQKIESRINELEIKQLEEIILGFSREQFRYITAFGALLGALIGLVQAFTFGMLN from the coding sequence ATGACAGAATTTATTATCATGCCTGCAATCGGTGCTGTAATTGGCGCTGTAACCAATGAGCTCGCTATAAAAATGCTTTTCAGGCCCTATAAACCCATCTATGTTTTTGGTATTAGGGTTCCCATGACGCCAGGTGTTATACCTTCGCAAAGAACGGTTATCGCTGCAAACATTGCTGAAACATTTGAAAAACATCTCTTATCAGGAAAAGAGATCCACGACATGCTCACATCACAGGATATGCATGATCAGCTTGAAAAAGAAATCCTTAAGGGTTTAGAGCAAGAACTGCCTAACATCCTAAATAATCCTGATTTATTAGATCAAACCAGCTTTATGATTCACTCGGCTTTAGTTAAAACCGCTAAAGATAAGTTTGTGGAAGTCAGTGCCAACAAAGCTCCTGAACTCGCTGAAAAAATGATTGATAGAGCGATTGACTCCCTTGGCTCAATGGTCGCTATGGTGGCTTCACCATTTAAAGGTAAGATTTGTGAAAAAGTCTTGGAAGGCATCGAAGCTCTAAGTCACGAAACCTTAGCATCATTTTCAACCGATGAAACTAGGCTGCTTATCAAAGATAAAATCAGCCAAGAAACTGATCGCATCGACTATAGTAAAATCGCACAATCCATTGCCCCAAAAATGACTAGCCTAATCATTGATGGTTTGAGTGTGGCCATCGAAGAAGCTTTAAGCAGTGGCCACTTAGACATTCGCCAAAAAATCGAATCCAGAATCAATGAACTGGAAATCAAGCAACTCGAAGAGATTATCCTCGGTTTTAGCCGAGAACAATTTCGCTATATCACCGCCTTTGGAGCTCTGCTAGGAGCCCTCATTGGCCTTGTCCAAGCCTTCACTTTTGGAATGCTTAACTAA
- the mutL gene encoding DNA mismatch repair endonuclease MutL, producing MADVKVLSAEIANRIAAGEVVERPASVLKELVDNAVDAGATRIIVRTENAGTSLIEVSDNGSGMNQNNALLCLEQHATSKITDASDLDAISSYGFRGEAIPSVASVSRFTILTRLHDDLEGTMIQVNGGEIASVEKIGCAPGTCIRVAKLFYNVPARKKFLKSQRTEDFHIQETFIQMALSRPDIHMELHCDKRKVFNIPPSQDTRTRLSSFVSRDQVKEMMEVDYQEAGISVKGLCSRPGLARGNSREQRFFINQRPIIAPEINRAIRNAYEGIINKGQFAPCILYIEIDPSRVDINVHPAKREVRFREPQLICQVISHSLELALRQLSGSQQKLVAPTFLNPAIQVTSSRVSLSLDTAKNLSENNELNKQQAEARKDLTSVNVDSQISHQNSVDLTKSEAVQHPPRKEEVNPVPSSNAPQVNPAQNEVPESKPEIQSTSIEKKEFSHGLDKLDIISFYNSEYLICQGDNGLIILSLKAARERIVFEQMLNNYRSNIDHTQALLIPVSLELNHSDSHLIEKYHSQLSELGLGLRHFGANTWLLDSTPLSFPEDNLFGLIRKIIDLLHHSPESLKRDIHLNLAKTICKATSSHIKFNETSSEKILLELDKCETPYSCPQGRPVFINISDNELKKRFGRN from the coding sequence ATGGCCGACGTTAAAGTTTTAAGTGCAGAAATTGCTAACCGCATTGCCGCTGGCGAAGTCGTCGAAAGGCCTGCTTCTGTCCTCAAAGAACTCGTGGATAATGCGGTTGATGCCGGCGCCACTCGAATCATTGTAAGAACTGAAAATGCGGGAACATCTCTTATTGAAGTATCTGACAATGGCTCAGGCATGAATCAGAACAATGCTTTACTCTGCCTCGAGCAACATGCCACATCCAAAATCACCGACGCTAGCGACTTAGATGCCATTAGTAGCTATGGCTTTCGCGGTGAAGCTATTCCGAGTGTGGCTTCTGTTTCGAGATTTACTATTTTAACACGTTTGCATGATGATCTAGAGGGCACAATGATCCAAGTAAATGGCGGAGAAATTGCTAGTGTTGAAAAAATTGGCTGTGCACCTGGAACCTGTATTCGTGTGGCAAAATTATTTTATAATGTTCCTGCACGAAAAAAGTTTCTCAAATCTCAGAGAACGGAAGATTTTCATATCCAAGAAACATTTATCCAAATGGCGTTATCTCGTCCCGATATCCACATGGAATTGCATTGCGATAAGCGCAAAGTCTTTAACATCCCCCCGAGTCAGGACACAAGAACTCGCCTCAGCTCCTTTGTGAGCCGTGACCAAGTCAAAGAAATGATGGAAGTCGACTATCAAGAAGCCGGCATTTCCGTGAAAGGTCTTTGCTCACGACCTGGCCTCGCTCGCGGAAACTCTAGAGAACAACGTTTTTTCATCAACCAACGCCCCATCATTGCTCCAGAAATAAATCGCGCTATTCGCAATGCTTATGAAGGAATCATCAATAAGGGGCAATTTGCACCCTGTATACTGTATATTGAAATTGATCCATCTCGAGTCGATATCAATGTACACCCAGCAAAAAGAGAAGTGCGATTCCGTGAGCCACAACTCATCTGCCAAGTTATCAGCCATTCTCTTGAATTAGCCTTACGCCAACTTAGTGGCTCTCAGCAAAAACTCGTGGCCCCTACATTTCTCAATCCAGCCATACAAGTCACTAGTAGCCGTGTCTCTTTAAGCCTAGATACAGCAAAAAACCTATCCGAAAACAATGAACTTAATAAGCAGCAAGCCGAAGCTCGTAAAGATCTAACTTCCGTTAATGTAGATAGTCAAATCTCTCATCAAAATTCAGTAGATTTGACAAAATCTGAAGCCGTTCAACATCCTCCTCGAAAAGAAGAAGTAAACCCAGTACCATCGAGCAATGCTCCTCAGGTGAACCCCGCACAAAATGAGGTTCCTGAATCAAAGCCAGAGATCCAGTCAACAAGTATTGAAAAGAAAGAATTCAGCCACGGCCTCGACAAGCTAGACATCATCTCTTTTTATAATAGTGAATACCTCATATGCCAAGGAGATAACGGCCTCATTATCCTTTCCTTAAAAGCTGCTCGTGAACGTATTGTCTTTGAACAAATGCTCAATAATTATCGGAGTAATATAGACCATACCCAAGCATTGCTCATCCCCGTTAGCTTAGAACTCAACCACAGTGACTCACACCTTATCGAAAAGTATCATTCCCAATTAAGTGAATTAGGTCTTGGCTTACGTCACTTCGGCGCCAACACCTGGCTACTTGATTCTACTCCCCTGAGCTTCCCAGAAGATAATTTATTTGGACTCATTAGAAAAATTATCGACTTGCTTCACCACAGTCCGGAAAGCCTCAAACGAGACATTCACCTCAACCTTGCAAAAACTATCTGCAAAGCTACTTCAAGCCATATCAAGTTTAATGAAACGAGCTCGGAGAAGATTCTACTTGAATTAGATAAATGTGAAACACCCTATTCTTGCCCGCAAGGAAGACCTGTGTTCATAAATATTTCTGATAATGAGCTCAAAAAGCGCTTCGGTCGCAATTAA
- a CDS encoding tetratricopeptide repeat protein, translating into MTNKAIISVLSCLVGIIVATLILLKKDVRPSQLVQKNTIPYEVQSASAQGLVNSGKYAFANKIFENSYSHFKDNPAFIEAYTDSLLASNQIDKATQISKDSLRAYPLNKNLRIKLAKCFILNSQSGTAYETLSQYPLYSQKEPSFLSLVIMTTPNTSALDSLMGKMKNFQSYQSFFPPRLVQNSTNSDYITKALKP; encoded by the coding sequence ATGACTAATAAAGCCATTATTTCTGTTTTAAGCTGCTTGGTCGGCATCATTGTAGCAACGCTTATCTTGCTCAAAAAAGATGTTCGGCCGAGCCAGCTTGTCCAGAAGAACACCATCCCTTACGAAGTACAGAGTGCAAGCGCACAGGGCTTGGTTAATAGTGGCAAGTATGCATTTGCAAATAAAATCTTTGAAAATTCTTACAGTCATTTCAAAGACAACCCTGCGTTCATCGAAGCTTACACCGACAGCCTACTAGCTTCTAATCAGATTGACAAAGCGACTCAGATCAGCAAAGATAGCCTAAGGGCTTATCCACTAAATAAAAACCTCAGAATTAAACTAGCTAAGTGCTTTATTTTAAACAGCCAAAGCGGTACAGCTTATGAAACGCTCAGTCAATACCCACTCTACTCTCAAAAAGAGCCCTCTTTCTTAAGCCTTGTCATCATGACTACGCCGAACACAAGCGCTTTGGATTCACTCATGGGGAAAATGAAGAACTTTCAATCTTATCAATCTTTTTTTCCTCCTAGACTGGTACAAAATTCAACAAACTCAGACTACATCACAAAGGCTTTGAAACCCTAA
- the prfB gene encoding peptide chain release factor 2 (programmed frameshift) — MTLDELQKQVKAIQDRFSTWGGIFDVSNKSQELDQLELEMGSSSFWDDSNAAKSTVDRVSALKSVVVPYKELEARVEDFITLSELIEEEGASSELMDDAGEESPELEKALDDLELLSFLSGKYDSGSCFLSINAGAGGTESCDWADMLLRMYRRWAESKGFKVTFVSILEGEEAGIKNCTMFIEGPMAFGYLKAERGVHRLVRVSPFDSNKRRHTSFTSIDVVPDIGDEAEVDIDAKDLRVDTFRASGAGGQHVNTTDSAIRLTHLPTGIVVSCQMERSQHKNRATAMKMLGAKLEELKQAEREAELDANAGEKNDIGWGSQIRSYVLDDRRVKDHRTNHSTSNTDKVLDGDIDPFIQSFLRSGLNKEEND, encoded by the exons ATGACTCTAGACGAATTACAAAAACAGGTTAAAGCGATCCAAGACCGCTTC AGCACCTGGGGAGGTATCTTTGACGTCTCTAATAAAAGCCAAGAACTCGATCAATTAGAACTTGAAATGGGCAGCTCATCTTTTTGGGATGATAGCAATGCCGCAAAAAGCACCGTCGACAGAGTTTCTGCGCTCAAAAGCGTTGTGGTCCCCTACAAAGAACTCGAAGCTCGAGTTGAAGACTTCATCACACTCAGTGAGCTGATTGAAGAAGAAGGCGCTTCCTCGGAACTTATGGATGACGCTGGTGAGGAATCACCCGAATTAGAAAAAGCTCTCGATGATTTAGAACTCTTGAGCTTCCTTTCAGGTAAATACGATAGCGGCAGCTGCTTCTTATCAATCAATGCTGGCGCAGGTGGAACTGAGTCCTGTGACTGGGCCGACATGCTTTTACGTATGTACCGCAGGTGGGCCGAGTCAAAAGGCTTCAAAGTTACTTTTGTCTCAATTCTAGAAGGCGAAGAAGCTGGCATCAAAAACTGCACCATGTTCATTGAAGGCCCCATGGCCTTTGGTTACCTTAAAGCAGAACGTGGCGTACACCGCCTTGTTCGTGTCTCGCCTTTTGATTCAAACAAGAGAAGACATACGTCTTTTACATCAATCGATGTCGTTCCCGATATCGGAGATGAGGCTGAAGTTGACATTGATGCGAAAGATTTAAGAGTCGACACCTTCCGCGCCTCTGGCGCAGGTGGCCAGCACGTCAACACCACGGACTCTGCTATTCGTCTTACTCACCTTCCAACTGGCATTGTCGTATCATGCCAAATGGAACGCTCTCAGCACAAGAACCGTGCCACCGCTATGAAAATGCTTGGCGCCAAACTAGAGGAACTCAAGCAAGCTGAACGCGAAGCCGAGCTCGATGCCAACGCAGGCGAAAAGAATGACATCGGCTGGGGAAGTCAAATCCGTTCTTATGTACTTGATGATCGACGTGTCAAAGATCACCGCACTAATCACAGCACATCGAACACAGACAAAGTCCTTGATGGCGACATAGATCCATTCATCCAGTCTTTCTTACGTTCAGGACTCAACAAAGAAGAAAATGACTAA